ATTAATCAGCATTCACCGCGGCTGCGTATTGACGTCTACCTCCGTTCCATTTTCAATTGACCATCGCAACGCTTCCACTGATATTTCAGTCGCGTCTTCATCGTCCAGAGAGAAAAATCAGAGCGTGAATCACAGGAATGGCAACAAAGAGTGGAGTAATCGACAGAAGAAGACTTGCATGTGTTCGCCGACGACACATCCTGGATCATTCCGGTGTAGTTTGCACAAGAATGTGAGTGCGAGAAATGGCAAGAACATGAACAGTGAGTTGTCGTATCAATCGCACAGATTCTATTCCCGGAGATCGGAAATGACGAATTCGCTGGTGAGAATTGGAATGGTGGAAGGAGATTTGGTGAAGCGAGCTTTAGCGTCGTTGATTCGTCCGTCCTCACACCAGCAGAGACGGCGGTGTGATTTTCAACCGACGCCTAGTCGGCTATCCGTTATGTCCAAAGCCGGAGATTGATTATGGTATGACACTGTTTGATGTACAGTTTGAACAGTATGTTTTCGAAATTCTGTTGATATCGGAAAGAAATTTAGTTGTTCATAGATCGTGGAAACCCCAACTGCTACATGATTCAATGGCATAGTGGTTTAGTGATACT
The genomic region above belongs to Lactuca sativa cultivar Salinas chromosome 4, Lsat_Salinas_v11, whole genome shotgun sequence and contains:
- the LOC111892201 gene encoding uncharacterized protein LOC111892201, with amino-acid sequence MMTSSNTKSYGASIIPKQVQKSISPSGKFCSSEISSSSSTSMSSFSSPKRASSPNQISDRWGPPLISIHRGCVLTSTSVPFSIDHRNASTDISVASSSSREKNQSVNHRNGNKEWSNRQKKTCMCSPTTHPGSFRCSLHKNVSARNGKNMNSELSYQSHRFYSRRSEMTNSLVRIGMVEGDLVKRALASLIRPSSHQQRRRCDFQPTPSRLSVMSKAGD